The following are from one region of the Mesorhizobium sp. B2-8-5 genome:
- a CDS encoding ABC transporter ATP-binding protein, which translates to MSEALLSVQDLSVAFAQGGKQSIAVDHISFDIAKGETVALVGESGSGKSVSALSVLKLLPYPAASHPSGKILFSGADLLAMNEKALRGVRGNKITMIFQEPMTSLNPLHTIEQQIVEVLQLHQGMRDQAARSRTLELLNEVGIRDPQKRLDAYPHQLSGGQRQRVMIAMALANEPQLLIADEPTTALDVTVQAQILELLAKLKARKGMSLLFITHDLGIVRRIADRVCVMTKGKIVESGPTGEIFANPRHDYTKHLLAAEPKGKPPAADPGAKSVMTGKDIKVWFPIRRGFFRKTVDHVKAVDGIDVTVRAGQTLGVVGESGSGKTTLGLALARMISSTGTINFNGRDINQLSFSAMRPLRRELQIVFQDPFGSLSPRLSVSEIIEEGLKIHEPKLSADQRDDKVVAVLKEVGLDPETRHRYPHEFSGGQRQRVAIARAMVLNPRFVMLDEPTSALDMSVQAQVVDLLRGLQAKHNLAYLFISHDLKVVRALANDVIVMRNGQIVEAGPSAQIFSSPQTDYTRALMAAAFKIETAPTGVVSE; encoded by the coding sequence ATGAGCGAAGCCCTGCTGTCCGTCCAAGATCTGAGCGTCGCCTTCGCGCAGGGCGGCAAGCAATCGATCGCCGTCGACCATATCTCATTCGACATCGCCAAGGGCGAGACGGTTGCCCTGGTCGGCGAATCCGGGTCGGGCAAATCGGTCTCGGCGCTGTCGGTGTTGAAGCTCCTTCCCTATCCCGCCGCCAGCCATCCCTCGGGCAAGATCCTGTTCAGCGGCGCCGACCTGCTCGCCATGAACGAGAAGGCGTTGCGCGGCGTGCGCGGCAACAAGATCACCATGATCTTCCAGGAGCCGATGACCTCGCTCAACCCGCTGCACACGATCGAGCAGCAGATCGTCGAGGTGCTGCAGCTGCATCAGGGCATGCGCGATCAAGCCGCCCGCTCCCGCACGCTGGAGCTGCTCAACGAGGTCGGCATTCGCGATCCGCAGAAACGCCTCGACGCCTATCCGCACCAGCTCTCCGGCGGCCAGCGCCAGCGCGTCATGATCGCCATGGCTTTGGCCAACGAGCCGCAGCTTCTGATCGCCGACGAGCCGACGACGGCGCTCGACGTCACCGTGCAGGCGCAGATCCTCGAATTGCTGGCGAAGCTCAAAGCCCGCAAGGGCATGTCGCTGCTGTTCATCACACACGATCTCGGCATCGTGCGCAGGATCGCCGACCGCGTCTGTGTCATGACCAAGGGCAAGATCGTCGAGAGCGGCCCGACCGGGGAAATCTTCGCCAATCCGCGGCATGACTATACAAAGCATCTGCTGGCAGCAGAGCCGAAGGGCAAGCCGCCCGCGGCCGACCCTGGCGCCAAATCCGTCATGACCGGCAAGGACATCAAGGTCTGGTTCCCGATCAGACGAGGTTTCTTCCGCAAGACCGTCGACCATGTGAAGGCGGTGGACGGCATCGACGTCACGGTGCGCGCCGGCCAGACGCTGGGCGTCGTCGGCGAATCCGGCTCGGGCAAGACGACGCTGGGCTTAGCGCTCGCCCGGATGATCTCCTCGACCGGCACGATCAATTTCAACGGACGCGACATCAACCAGCTCTCCTTCAGCGCCATGCGGCCGCTGCGGCGCGAACTGCAGATCGTCTTCCAGGATCCGTTCGGATCGCTCAGCCCGCGCCTGTCGGTCTCGGAGATCATCGAGGAAGGGTTGAAGATTCACGAGCCGAAGCTCTCGGCCGACCAGCGCGACGACAAGGTGGTCGCCGTGCTGAAAGAGGTCGGCCTCGATCCCGAGACGCGCCACCGCTACCCACACGAGTTTTCCGGGGGCCAGCGCCAGCGTGTCGCCATCGCCCGCGCCATGGTGCTCAACCCGCGCTTCGTTATGCTCGACGAGCCGACCTCGGCGCTCGACATGAGCGTGCAGGCGCAAGTGGTCGACCTTCTGCGCGGCCTTCAGGCTAAGCACAATCTCGCCTATCTCTTCATCAGCCACGACCTCAAGGTGGTCCGCGCCCTTGCCAATGACGTCATCGTCATGCGCAATGGCCAGATCGTCGAGGCGGGACCTTCCGCACAGATTTTCAGCAGCCCGCAAACCGACTATACGCGGGCGCTGATGGCGGCAGCCTTCAAGATCGAGACGGCACCGACCGGCGTGGTCAGCGAGTAA
- a CDS encoding 2-hydroxyacid dehydrogenase, whose product MEKGKVLLALTGIHPQRWHELLSAEREVVLEPNGANDPSITYAVVWKQKPNLLKSLPNLRVIFSIGAGVDHIFADPGLPDVPIVRIVADNLTQYMTEYVVWRVLDHHRQSMLYRGQQAKKTWHEPPQRPASDISVGIMGLGHLGRAAASVLLSLGFAVNGWSRSERGMKGVSTYAGEAGLIPFLNATDILVVLLPLTPQTQGIVNYGLLKELRRRNGLGGAVLINAGRGRLQKDADIVRALDDGTLKEASLDVFEVEPLPKTSPLWSHPKVFVTPHAAATSDPAHLVPIMLRQMAAFERGERLDNLVDREAGY is encoded by the coding sequence ATGGAAAAAGGCAAAGTCCTGCTTGCCCTCACGGGCATCCACCCGCAGCGCTGGCATGAGTTGCTCTCGGCCGAGCGCGAGGTCGTGCTGGAGCCAAACGGCGCCAACGATCCGTCGATCACCTATGCGGTGGTGTGGAAGCAGAAGCCCAACCTTCTCAAGTCGCTGCCCAATCTGCGCGTCATCTTTTCGATCGGCGCCGGCGTCGACCACATCTTTGCCGATCCCGGCCTGCCAGACGTGCCTATCGTCAGGATCGTCGCCGACAATCTCACCCAATACATGACCGAATATGTCGTATGGCGAGTGCTCGACCATCACCGCCAGAGCATGCTCTACCGCGGCCAGCAGGCGAAGAAAACCTGGCACGAGCCGCCGCAACGGCCGGCCAGCGACATCTCCGTCGGCATCATGGGCCTCGGCCATCTCGGCCGCGCCGCGGCTTCGGTGCTGCTTTCGCTCGGTTTCGCCGTCAATGGCTGGTCGCGCAGCGAGCGGGGGATGAAGGGCGTTTCGACCTATGCCGGCGAGGCGGGGCTGATCCCCTTCCTCAACGCCACCGATATCCTGGTTGTGCTCTTGCCGCTCACGCCGCAGACCCAGGGCATCGTCAATTACGGACTGCTCAAGGAACTGCGCCGGCGTAACGGGCTTGGCGGCGCGGTGCTGATCAATGCCGGGCGCGGACGGCTGCAGAAGGACGCCGACATCGTGCGCGCGCTGGACGACGGCACGCTGAAGGAAGCAAGCCTCGACGTGTTCGAAGTCGAGCCGCTGCCGAAGACCAGCCCGTTATGGAGCCACCCGAAAGTGTTCGTCACGCCGCATGCGGCGGCGACCTCGGACCCGGCCCATCTGGTACCGATCATGCTTCGCCAGATGGCCGCCTTCGAGCGCGGCGAAAGACTGGACAACCTGGTCGACAGAGAGGCCGGATATTAG
- a CDS encoding methyltransferase domain-containing protein — MKPLQASSGDLNADRRADFAEMLLASGEPAQAAELLLGALELAPRWAAGWFRLGEMQEAAGLPDQAAQAWAMALKLEPADRLGAALKLQLIGKAVAAAAPPSAFVETLFDHYADSFEESLVGKLGYGLPDFLGPAIGKARPGRFRLALDLGCGTGLMGERLRPFVDRLEGYDISAGMLRKARAKGIYDRLAKADLQHFSHTGDRADLVVAADVFIYVGALDRIVGAVANMLADGGIFAFSLETLVGGGDFALLPSRRYAHSEAYARHVLCANGLSVLSLESMVIRHDRRDPVEGLAIVAGFPATATEAGNPATA; from the coding sequence ATGAAACCGCTCCAGGCCTCGTCGGGCGATTTGAATGCCGACCGTCGCGCCGATTTCGCCGAGATGCTTCTCGCCTCGGGCGAGCCTGCGCAGGCGGCGGAGCTTTTGCTTGGCGCGCTGGAGCTGGCGCCGCGCTGGGCCGCCGGCTGGTTTCGCCTCGGCGAGATGCAGGAAGCGGCCGGCCTGCCCGACCAGGCCGCGCAGGCCTGGGCCATGGCGCTGAAGCTGGAGCCCGCGGATCGCCTTGGCGCCGCGCTCAAGCTTCAGCTGATCGGCAAGGCGGTCGCCGCGGCGGCGCCGCCCAGCGCCTTTGTCGAGACCTTGTTCGATCACTATGCCGACAGTTTCGAGGAATCGCTTGTCGGCAAGCTTGGCTACGGGCTGCCGGATTTTCTCGGGCCCGCCATTGGCAAGGCAAGGCCCGGCCGATTCCGGCTGGCACTCGACCTTGGCTGCGGCACCGGCCTGATGGGCGAAAGGCTGCGCCCTTTCGTCGACCGGCTGGAGGGCTACGACATCTCGGCCGGCATGCTGAGAAAGGCGAGGGCCAAGGGCATCTACGACCGGCTGGCCAAGGCCGACCTTCAGCATTTCTCTCACACCGGCGACAGAGCCGACCTCGTGGTCGCCGCCGACGTGTTCATCTATGTCGGCGCGCTCGACCGGATCGTCGGCGCGGTTGCGAACATGCTTGCCGATGGCGGCATATTCGCCTTTTCGCTCGAGACGCTTGTCGGCGGCGGCGATTTCGCCCTTTTGCCGTCACGGCGTTATGCCCATTCCGAGGCCTATGCGCGGCACGTGCTTTGTGCCAACGGGCTTTCGGTCCTGTCGCTGGAAAGCATGGTTATCCGTCACGACCGGCGCGATCCCGTCGAGGGCCTGGCCATCGTGGCTGGCTTCCCTGCTACAGCTACCGAGGCGGGGAATCCGGCAACGGCATGA